The Neorhodopirellula lusitana DNA window AGTATGTTCGTCAACGGCAAGATTTCCTCGAGTCGCTTTTTCCGGTAATCGTTGGGTTAACAGTCCTCGCACAAGTCATTCGCTACATCGCGGAGAAATACACGCAGCGTGACCAGAGCTACACCGAAGATCTTGAAAATCTGTTGAATACGATTGAAAAAATCATTTGTGCCAAGACAGTCCGCTTCGAGTCACGCGTCAAGAAGTTGAAAGTTTCCCAAAGCGTTTTCACTACCATCACGCACCCCATTGAACAAATGGACGAAATCGCGACTGAAGCGGTCGCATTTCTCTCTCGGCAGTGCCAAGTAAGTGATGAAAAGTTTTCGATTACTGTGATCCAAGTGACCGAAAGCAATGCGGGCGTAAGAAACGCGGAAATGCTCGTTCGGTCAAACAAGACCCGAAACCACACCTCCCCAGATCATCTTTTGTCTGTCGACTCAGCCCTCTCGCGATGCATCGAGACTGGGGATCCCGTTTTCTACCCTGATAAGCAAGCAGCAGCAGATGATGCCAATTATTTCTTAAGCAGACGCGATAAATCACACGATAACAAAGGAAGTCTGTACTGTGAGCCAGTCGAAATCCGGATTCAGCAGAGTGTTTATCGGTTTGTCGTAACTTTTTCGACATACGGGCACCAGATTTGCCCGGTTGGCAACATTGAGGACGAAGAAGCGTTTAAGGTGTTCTTTCGACAGTTTGTCCGACGATTCAAATTGGAAATGACCCTTTACGCAATCAAACTCTTCGACGAAGATCTCCGATCGCCAAAGAAGACATCCCCACCGCGAAAGAGACGACAGAAATGAACTGGCCATGCTTCGGAATACGGGCTAACGAACCGGTGCAGAATCGAGTTACCCGCAACAGTCATTCAATTGTTCGGCTAGGGGAAATTTTGCGACAGGGTGAGCGTGAAGTTCGCGAACGGCTGAGCCAAGAGCATTCGACTGATGAAGGCGAAGCTCGAGGTCAAGTCGAAAGGTCTTCTGGCACGGGAATTTCTCGCTCGTAAAAAAACTTTCTATCGCTCGGTGCGTAGACGTTGCCCTGTCTTGGTTCGCGAGAGACGAAGCTGATTTGTCCGAGGCGGCGTTATAGCTGCCTTGTATCTTGCTCAGTATTGGCCGCTGGAAATGAGTAGATAGCTTCAAGGGTTCTGCCCGGAAGTTGCATGCCTTCGAAACCACTGCAACTTAGTCACTTGAAGTCCTCCCGAGCGATGACGAAACCAGCGTTTTCCTTCTAGGCATGGCAGGAAAGCAGCATCCGTTTGATGCGTCGATCGTTTGCAAAGTCTTGACCCGGCGTTGGCCGGGAGCAAGGCCCATCGAACCAGGGTTAACCTTGGCTTTCGCGCTGTGTCGAACGTCTAGTGCATGCGCGTATGCCGAATCCTGCATACCTATAGGGAACAGGAACATACCGGTGACACCACACGAAGGAATCATTTACGATAGCTGCGTTTACACTGCGAAATCGTTGGTAATGATAATGGGATACCGGCAGACACGCTCGGTAGGAACGCAATTTGAGAAGATCGGCTGCAGCGTCAAGCGGATTGGCGCGAAGCCATTCCTATTTGGTTACGAACTGCGAATCGTAATTGAAGAGTGGCACGATAGTGGTGAGGTTCCCCAGTGAGCACAGCAATCATTAACAGCTATCGGGACTTGTTACGACAACACGCCGAGGCCGAAAAACGTGTTGTCGAATTGAAAGCTGAAATCCAGCTTCACGAAAAGCAAATGGAACTGGCCGCGATCGCAGGCAGATGCACGGTTGGCTCCCAGCTTGCAGGGCATCTAGCGTTCATTGAGGAGTATCGGGAAGAGTTAACGCCAAATGACCAGGGGCGTTTCGCGTTGGAAGATCAAGAGAGCAAGGGCGTATCCGGGCACAGCGAAATCTCGGGAAGTTTGCTCAGTCGTACGGTAGACACCGGGAAGTTGGGAAAGCGGAAAAGCGATGCTCTAGCTGTCACGCCAGCAGCAGTCGCCGAAATGCTTAGCGTCAAAGTTGAGCACGTTTACCAGTTGATCACCAGCAAGCAATTGAAGGCCAGCAACATCAGCACAGGTAAGAAGGCTGTTTGGCGAATTCAAGTCTCCGAAGTCGAGTCGTTCCTGGCTCGTCGTCAGACCAAGGGCTCGTCAGTTCGCCGTCGTTCGACTCAATCGTCATCTATTCCAGAGTACGTCTGATTCGAATTGTTGACAGGTGCAATTCACGAGGAACCTGTGAGCGGCATCTGTTCTCGATGGCATTTCCCTGGTGGAAGATTGGCCACCAAGTCCCCCCCCGCCAATGCCCACGATACCGCCGGCAAGGGTTTGAGCGTTTTGGGCCAGTCTGTGAAAGTAGACGAGGGAGTTTCTGGGGGCCCAGTGATTTCGGCGACCACATCTTGCCGGGGGGGCGATACGCCGGAAATGGCCGGAATCACCGGAATGTCCCACATAATGCAAAATGCCTGAAAAGCTTTCCTCTAGCGTTGAGATCCGCTTAATCGCAGCGTTTTCGTCGATTCCAGCTAGACGCGGAGCTTAGAATTTTCCAAACCCAGTTGATTTCGGTTGCGTATTTGACGATGCTAGCTCTTGGAAATGACTCGGCAGCCGAACAGTCACCCTCTGGTGTGCGTGTCCGAAAGGGCTAGGCGTCGAGTTTTTTTATGCGCTCATCGTTGAGTTAAGTCTGAGGTGGATCAGGCCATACCCTCACCTGAAGTTCGTTGTGTCGAATCAATTGACGGTATCGTAGTTTGTCGCGGCGGTTGGTCGAGTAGCACCGGGCGACCGCACCGCAAACCATGTCCGCCAACTGAATCAGATTGTTGGCGTGCGAATTTTGTTGCTTGATCTTTCTGATGGTGTTTTCTCCACCCGCCGTTGTTCCATGCTGCTTGAGGTACCGCCTGAGTTGGTCACAGAACGTTCTGTTGCCGCACTTGTCCAAGACTATCGTTGCATTGTTTAAGCGAGGTGCCAAATTCTCTAGTAACAGCCGAGTTGGGTACTTGTAGCAGGATGCTTTGTCTCGGAACCCGGGGCCGGTAACGTTCCTTTTGTTTAAAACGAAAGCGGAGTAAAGGAATTCGACACTGGCGATTGCTTCAAAGAATTGAATTCGAATACCGTCGTCGACTTTGGCGAAATGGAACTCACCTCGGTTCCTAGTGATCCCAAGATCTTGGCGTAAATCACCGATGATTCTGTCACAGCGATTGGCTTCTTCACGGTCGCGAAAGACAACCGCAGCCACGATGAAGTGATCCGACGAGCCTTTGCCAAACTTCATTCCAGTGTCGCCGGATTCATCAAAAAACAATAGCAAGCCAGGTCCCCAACGCATGGTGTCTAATCGAGAGCCGCCAATCTAGTGACCGCAGTTGTCCAACGCATCCCCTGAATTCCGATGGCAACTGACAGGGAAATCCACTTGACGCTCGGGCCAGTCGTGGCAATAGTGCTGGCTCGTTTGGCAGTTGATCCGGCTTAAGAACCGGATTGACTCGACCTCAGGGTTTTCTTTGACCGGGGGTGACCACGCCAATACTAACATCTAACGAAGCGAGAATGCCAAAGCCCAATCATTCGGGATTCAGCGAAGCATTGAGCCGCGTAGGCGGGGAGCAACGCAACGATCGGCGCGGAGTTAGTACCGCGTTTCTTAACCGGGTGATTGGGCTTTGTCGTGCGCGGTCGCGAACATGCGGTCGCGGAAGGAAACAGGCCCAAGAATGGTCCAGCTATTCGACCTAGCGGAAGAACGACGAAGGAAAGCAGCAGAGCGTCGAGACGCTTTCAGGGATGCCGAAAACCCAAGGACTCCATTGCAGGAAATCATCACGCGGGTTGGATTAAAGGCGACCGAAAAGTCACGTATCGACTTGCATACGCTTGAGCGATTGGACGCCGTTTTAACGGCCTGTGAGTCGCTGGCTCTTGTCTGGCCGCAAGACGCCAAACAGATCGCTATTGGGTTGCTACACGCCCTGCTGAGACTTGCCCTCGTGAAGGTGACAGGCAAGCCGCTGTCTGCCCCTGAACCGGATCGAATCGCTATGAAACTGTTTCAGAAGAACGCTGTCGACAAGGTGACGATGCGACGGTTTACGGCGGCGTTAAAGTCAGGCAATCCGGTTGTGATTCTAGACGCGTGTCGTGGGTTGCTGGTATTGATCGCAAATGACTCACAAGGTTGACCGATTGGCGACTGTCACGAAAATAGAAACCTCGCGGGCTTGATCACCCGCGTTTTACCGCCATCGCGTTGCCGGACCCCATGCCGGCGGTGCGATGGCTTCTTGCATGGGGAGCCACGATGATTGAATTACCGGATTGGTGCGACGATTGTTCTGTTCGCCAGTTGCTGTTTAGTGAATTGTCAGGCTATCTCGACGACCTAACGCGGTTGGCGAGTATCTCGACGCATAATGCAACAACGGCGAAGAATGAGGGCTTTTGTCGGGAGGAGCCCAGCGTGAAGACGCCACGATTGGTAAGGCGATGGGCGAACGAGGACACCGAATTGAGTGAGGCAATCAGGGACTGCAAGCCGTATCGAATGATCACGGAACTGATCGGTGGAAGCGTAATTGCCGATCCGGTTCGTGACTGTGTGTTGCTCGAAAAGTGTGCGCGAAGTACATCTAAGCTCCACAATGTTGTTTCGGACCGCCTGGAGTATCTCGAGAAGGAAATCAGACGCGATGCAGAATTGCTCGACGCGGTGCTGTGCTTGCTTACCGGGGGCGAACAAAACGTTTTCCGCTGCCTGCTGAAAAACAAGCCTGGCATCTCGTACGACACCTTGCGTGACCTGCGAGGAACTTGGAAAACGGAACGGCCCGAGGATGAGGCAATCCGGAGGCGGTTGCATCGCATGAACACGAAATTATCGTCGAGTCGGTGCGAAATCAAATACGGTGAATCGTTCGTGTCACGGCGCGCGAAATTGATAAATCACAAAAAGTTCTGAGTCGGACAGTCCTGTCCGCTGGTTGTCCTGCTGCTCGTTGAGCATGTGCGTGTTGATCCAACACACGTAAAACAGAGGACACCATGACCGAGGACATTCCCGACATTTATGACCTGCGGCGACGGATCGCAGATCGCCTACGCGAGGTCAGGACACTACGCGCTATCGAGCGTGCAGTGGAGCGTCACCGTCGAGAGGCCGAGTCTCACGAGCACGTACGTCACTTGGCCGACGTCGCCCCCGATTCTGCGGAGGTGGCCCAGCGATGAATAGGTCGCTCATTTTCGAGGGCATCGAGCCCGACCAACTATCTGAATGCATCGCCCGAGCGGTTGTCGATGCGCTGAAACCGATCTTGGCTGAGTCATCCCGCCCGTTGTTGGTCGACTCGGACGAGATGGCGAGACTCGCCGGGATCAGCCGCCCGCATCTGGATCGAATGCGAGCCGATGGTCGGATTCCGTCGGTGTTAATTGGCAGGCGTCGTCTGTATCGGCCTGATGCCGTGATCGCGGCCCTGGAGGCTGGGCAGGCGACTGTAGTAGGCAACTGTAGTGAGCAACTACAGCCAACCACTGTGGAGGGCCCGACCAATGAGTAATTGCCGCCCAGATAACACTCGCCGACGACCAGGCAAGCCAAGCGATAAGTTGGAGGTGATGAGTCTTTTCGATTACGGCGCCACGGCCCAGGCGACTCGCGCTGAAGCACACGAAGCAGCAAAGCCGAAGCAGGCGGATCGCACCGCACGGGCTGAAGAGATCTTGCTGTCCCGGGGTGCCACAGGATGCACACGGCATGAACTGGCTGATCTGATGGGGTTGCCGTTGCAGAGCATCTGTAGCCCGGCTCTGCGGCTACTTCGCGACGGCTTGACTGTTGAACCGGGAATAAGGCGACCAACGCCATCGGGCGGCACGGCGGCAGTGATGGTGCATGTGGAGCACGCCAATGAATGCGTTGCTTGATCATGCGTTGCGGTATCACGCGATGGGCTGGTCAATCATCCCGGTCAAGATTGGGACGAAGGAAAAGCCTATCTCGTGGAAGCGATACCAAACAGAACGGGCCACCGAATCGACTGTTCGGCGTTGGTGCAGAAAGGACGTCAACATCGCGGTTGTCAGTGGTCCGGTGTCCGGCGGCTTGGTTGTTCGTGATTTCGATGAAGCTGGCGCGCATGAACGTTGGGCGGCTGATCATGGCGAATTGGCCGCCTCGCTGCCGACTGTTCAAACCGCCCGGGGGCATCACGTCTACGCACGGCTGGACGAACCGGTGCGAGTCGTTCACTGCGGTGACGGTGAACTTCGAGGATGTGGTGGTTACACGATGTTGCCCCCGAGCGTGCATCCTTCAGGGCAGGTTTATCGATGGTTGCGAGAGCCGTCTGGGGTCCTGCCGACCGTAGCGATCGAGAACCTATGTCCACCTGTCCTAAAGGAAGCAAAGGATTTCAAGGAAGCAAAGGACATCAAGGACAGTAATGGAGTAAGAGACACATCATTCAAAAATTTTGTTGAACGCTTCTCAATAGATGGTCCAGGGCAGGGACGCAACGCATTGAAGCAACTGGCGCTCGCTTGGTTGGCCGCGAACAAAAAGCGAAAGCCCCCTGCGAAAGATCGCGTGATTGTTCATTCGTTGTGGTGGGATCGTTTTGGGCACCATCGACGAACCGATAACGAATCGTCCTTCGAGGACTTTGACCGAATGCTAGACGAACTAAGAGGGGATTCGTTCTTGTTGCGTGTTCGTGCTGAACTCCCAAACTCGACCATTCCCGATTGGGCAATCGATGAACCGGAACATCGGCAGCAGGTCGCAGTCGTCTTGCTTGCTTGCCACCGTGCATCTGAAGGCGAACCGTTTCCACTGGCCGCAACGATAGCAGCCCAGTTAGCCGGACTGCCTGACCCAAAGATTGCACACCGAGCACTACAAGCTTTCTGTAGGAAAGAGCACGTCCCTCTTCAGTTGTTCCAGCGAGGTGAACGTCGCCCAGGTGGACAGCCCAACATCTACCACCTATCGCATCCCCAATAGCGGAACCAAGAATGCACACGGACCAAAACACCCAAGCCCCTTCAATGGACCTTACAAGCCCCGTTCAAGAACCTTCTAACGAGGAACCGATGAAACGCCCACGCTTCAGAGAACTTATCGAAGGAGTGGACCGCCCCAGTGAGCGAGAGCTAAAGCGAGCACGCAAACAATGCACGCCCAAGCCAATCAAGCTGGTGTGCTCTGACTGCGGAAGATCACGTAAGGCAACACGCGGTGAACTACTCAACCGAACACGCCTTCGATGCCTGTGTTGTGGCGGTCCATTGAACCGATACCAGGAAGCGTAGGGCGACGTTCTGGCGAGGTGGTGGAGCGTTTGTGGGTTATGCACGCATTTGCCTTCTCGCCGCTGATGGCATCCACCGATAGACCCTTGGAGCGTCCGCTACTTCTGGTGCAGGGCATTGTTACTGAGGTGGGCTGATGCTTCCTGATTGCTCTCGGGGTGTTGTTGAAGTTGTTTTGTTGACCGGTTGTTAGTGGTCGGTACTGTTCGGATCAACGGCTAGGTTCGCTACCGAAAAGCGGTGTTCACCTACCGCCTGCCGTTGTGTTTTCTTGAGGTGATTTGCTGAGGTAAGCAATGGCGAGTTTAGAACATGTTTCGGTGGGTGGTCGCAATCATTGGAGGTTGCGGTTTTCACTGGATAAGAAGCGGCAACGCTTAGGGCTGGGGGATGTTGATGAAGCTGGGGCGATGCTAGCCAAAGAGCATGTCGAACACTTGGTAGGCCAGTACAAACGGAACCGCCCGCCTGCACCGTCAACAGCGGAGTGGTTGGAGGGATTGCCTATTGAGGTTCACGATCGGCTAGCCGCGTTGGGGCTTGTGGAGGCTCGCAAGCGTGCGGAGTTACCGCGAACCGTGTTGGCGTTCATGCGGGCTTACATCGAGAGTCGTACGGACTGGAAGAAGCCTGAAAACTACCGACAGGCGGTTGATCACCTTGAGGGATACTTGAAACGTGACTCGCCGCTTGGTGGAGTCACTAAGGGAGACGTTGAGCGGTGGCATCGGTGGATGATCGAGGACAAGAAGGGGCCGGGACTGTCTTCGAACACTGCGGGACAGAATGTGAAGCGATGCCGTCAGATGATGCGTCAGGCTTTGGACGATGGGTTGATCGAGGTGAATCCGTTCTTGGGGATCAAGATCGATTTGCGAAGTGATACGAGCAAGAACCGGTTTATCGACTCCACTACAGCTACCGCGATCCTTGCGGCCTGCCCTGATCAAGAGTGGCGAACCATCTATGCATTGTGCCGTTGGGCCGGATTGCGGTGCCCGAGTGAGGTTCTGCGGTTGCGTTGGACAGACATTCAGTGGGACCGGGGGCGATTCAAGGTGACCGCACCGAAAACAGAGCGATACGGCAAGGGCGAGCGGATTGTCCCGTTGTGGCCCGAGGTGCGGACTGAGCTAGATGATCTGTTCTCGATCGTAGGGCCAGGGGTGGACTGCGCGGCGGACGCCTATGTGATCCAGCGTTACCGATGCAGCGAGGCCAATCTGCGGACGACTTTCAACAAAATCGTGGAACGGGCCGGGGTGACCGTGTTCCCGAAGCCGTTTATGGCACAAAGAGCGAGTCGCCGAACTGAGCTTGAGCGATCTGGCAAGCATGCTAACCATGTCCTCAATGACTGGTTCGGGCATTCGGGGGCGATTGCCGAGACGCACTACTTGAGTGTGACTGAAGCGGACTTCACCGAGGCGACTAGCCCCCAAATTGTGCCCCCGAGCAGTTTGGAGGGCACGCCGGAGGGCACATCTACAGCTATGCCTGATTCATCTGGGAACCGTGAAGGCACGAAAAAACCCGGCGTTTACCGGGTTATGAGCGTTCCTGATGATTCAGGATTCAGCGAAAAGTACACCCCAGAGGATTCGAACCTCTAACCTTCGGTTCCGTAGTGCTACATCGTCCTTCAGATGGGATGCGAATGGCCTTCAAACACGGGAAAAACGAGATTGCGTCTATCGCGGATCCTGCCCCGAAAATCTTGTTTTAGTTACAAAGTGGGTACAGTTCGGGCACATGTACCCAAACGTCTTAGGCGCCGCCGTTGGGTGCTGGATGTTGTATTTGGATTTTCCAAAAAACCGAGCTTACTGACTCTATCGGCGCGAGATGCGTGACTCGATCTAAAGAACCCGTCTCGATCGGGTCAGCGGTCATTCGATCGCGTCAGAAGTCCGTAGCAACCCAGACTGACACAGCCTTCCAAAACAGGGCTAGTCATAGGCGTGGTATTTTATAAACTTCGGATAGCCCAACGGATGGGCTTCTTTGATGCTACCTCCCGAAAGTGAGGGCCTAGAAACAGGACGACGGCGCATCATTGACTGGAATCGGCCAGGCCTCGATTACAACGCTTTGCCCCAACTGCGTGCGAGACCACCAATTTGCTGGTGGTGTCGGTCTGCGCTGATTTTCTGGGAAGCATCTACTCGGCAGCGTTGACCACCCTGAAATTCGATTTCCAGAGGTTGGTTCATGAATGAAATGCCGTCGTCGGCGAGCATGTCTCACGAGATATCGCTTGCCATTTCCGCCGAGAATCTTCGGCCCCTAATTGAGTCCGTACTTCAGTGTACTGGCTCCCTGACTGGCTGGCCTGTAGGTCGCGTTGCTCTTCAAGAAGCCGAAGCTGCCGACTGCATTGGCGTTCCGTCTCATGTGCTACGGGACGCTCGCCTTCGCCTAAAGCTCAAACACGTTCGGAGTGGTCGATCCGTCCTGTACACGTCAGCGCAACTACAGGCTGCGCTCCAGACAATGACCGTAAACGCCAAGTCATCGGAGCCTTCACTGTGAATAACAAAGACGCAAACCAATCATCGAAAGTAACAAATAAAAAAGAGACGAAAACAATGAACGATCCGACAATGAACGTCAATCAGAACCCCAGATGGTTTCGCGACGAAGACGGAACTTGCGAGAATCGCTGGAACGGGAAGAAATCATATCAGGTGCAGCTTGCGAATCACGGCGTTTGCTTGGTTCGCACGGTCTTCAAACTGCATCCTAGAGAAACAGAAACTTGGTGCCTGCTGAGGTTTCTTTGTAAATCCAAGCCAATCGACGTGCTGGTCCCGCTGGAGAGTCTGGCTGACGAGAAGGCCTTCCTGCAGGTCGCACCGCTTGGGTTCTCGTTTTCCGCTCTTTCCAAGGCCTTTATTCTGCTACGCGAATGTTTGATGGGGGAGGCAGGCAAATGAATCTGACAAAGATATCACGTAGCTGCCTGGCTTTAAAAAGGCTGTCGCTGGGAAACCGTCTCACCCTCGCGAGTCTCCACTGGACTTACGCAGATTTTGAGAAAAGTTTCTCAGTACCAAATCCCCCGTTACGCCAACACAGCCGAAATTGGCTTCGGAGAAATCGACGTAAGTGCTTGAAGCTAGAATCTTGCAGTAAAATCTGCGGAGGGGCTCTCACCAGCCTTGTAACACTCAGCCTTCAGATTCTGACACTGATGCATTGAATTTCAAAAGCCACGCAGTCCAGATATTTACACGCAGTCCAGATATTTAGGTGTGACGATGCCCAAGAGCAAAGCTGATCGAATCGAAAAGTGGTTACCTCGAGGCTGGAAGGAATCGACCAGCGGCAGCGAGGCGAAGTGGAAGAACATTAGCGGCTACCACATCGCTGTAATGGAAGATCACGACCATCCTGCAAAATGGAAGTACCGTATCGGTCGTCAGAATTCGAAAGTCCTCGACTACAGCCAGTCAAGGTATTCGACAGAGGATGATGCAAAGCGGGCTGTGCTGGAAATACTCTGTAACAAACTAGAGATTGCTTGAGGCTCCAAGAAATACCACGATCGGTGGTACGCCATGTTTGTTGAGGCATATCGAATCGAGAATTGGATCGACTCATTCAGCAAGCGTCGGAGGGGCCGCTTGCGGTCGGTCACCTAGAGGTGACCCGCACTCGAGTTACCCAGGTGTTGCGGCGTCTGCGGGGTGACGCAGACTGACCAGGGATCGGCTGTTCAGACCTCGATCTCCTGAATCCGTTTGTAATTTCAGGTTGAATTTGCTCGTCACTGACTCTATCGGCGCGACATGCGTGACTCGATCTAGAGAGCCCGTCTCGATCGGGGCAGTGGTCGTTCGATCGCGTCAGAAGTCTGTGGAGACCGCGATGGACTCGACCTTTCAAAACAGGGCTTGAAAAGGGCGCGACACCTCGTAGAATTCGAAACGCCCAGCCGATGGGCTTCATTGAAGTTTCCCTGCGAGGGAAAGCCGGGTAACAGGTGCTACGGTGCTTCATTGACTTGAGCTCGTGATAGCTCGCCTCTCGATTAGAACGCTTTGCCCCGACTGCGTGACGAGATTTTCAATCAACTGATTGAGGGTCTTCGTGCGCAGTCTTCTTTTGGGGAAGCATCGGTACTGCAAACGAAGACCCATACTCGTTTGTAAAGGCCCAATCCCGTGAATCCAACCCTGCCCCCTGCAAGCATGTCTCACGAGATATCGCTTGCCATTTCCGCCGAGAATCTTCGGCCCCTAATTGAGTCCGTACTTCAGTGTACTGGCTCCCTGACTGGCTGGCCTGTAGGTCGCGTTGCTCTTCAAGAAGCCGAAGCTGCCGACTGCATTGGCGTTCCGTCTCATGTGCTACGGGACGCTCGCCTTCGCCTAAAGCTCAAACACGTTCGGAGTGGTCGATCCGTCCTGTACACGTCAGCGCAACTACAGGCTGCGCTCCAGACAATGACCGTAAATGCAAAGCCATCGGAGTCATCATTGTGAACAAACGAACGGCAAACAAATCAGCAATATCAACCAACTCAAATGAGACGAATACGATGAACAGCCAGGCAGCCAACCCAAATCAAACCGCCAGATGGCATCGAGATTCATCTGGCACCTACGAAACCAGAACTGGGCGTAACGGACCCTACGACGTAAAACTCTGCAGCCACAGTGTGACACTCACTCGCGTCTTTTCTCGACTCTTGCCTCGCGAAACAAAAGTTGAGTACGAACTGAAGTTTGATAACCACGGAAGTTCGTTCACCATGCGCGTTGGTCATGAACACCTCGCAGACGAGAAAGCATTTACCCTAATTGCACCACCGGGATTCTCATTCTCAGCAGGCCCAAAATCGTTCCAGCTCTTCCGTGAGTGCCTGATGGAGGATGTTCAAAACGCTGATCTAGTTGCGATCGTCACTGAACTTGGCTGGATGATACTTAACGGAGTTCCGGTCTTTGCGGACGCGGATGGAATCGTCCGTTCCGTTCCTTCTGATCCGAAATGTGAGTGGCTAGACGCCAATGGAACGCCCCAACCTCTTTCGCTAAAAGACATTAACGCGTTGTGTTCCGAAGTTCCGATTCTGGCGGGCAACAACAGGGGCATAGCCGACGTTGAAGTTGATGTCAGTTCGCAGCTAAAAAAGTATCGTCTGCGGCGGCCTTCGTCAGACCAGGAAATCCGAGACGCTGTTGATGTGTTCTTGGAACTACTCTTGGCAGGCGACAGCAACGTGACTTACCCTGCACTCTTTGCAGCTATCTCCGCCGCAATCGAAGATCCGAGCTATGTGGTCTTTCTTCATGGTCCCACTGGCAACATGAAAACGGCGTTCGGAAAACTGCTGTTATCACTCTACATGACTGACCCAAAAGACAGTGACTGCGCGTCATTTAACTCAACTTCAATGGGAATGCAGGCAAGGTTCGCTTCCACCGGGAATGTTGCGGTCTTAGTCGATGACTTTGTCCAACGGCCAAACTCACGAGGTGGTGGCGAGGAGGCCAAACGCGCTGACGACCTGATACGAGCTCTGGGGAATGGTGCATCGCGAGATCGATGCTACGGCGACGGAACACTTCGCCCAAGTGATCAGCCACGCGGTCTTGCGATAATCACTGGCGAGCAAATGCCTGACGGGCTTGATTCCATGCGTTATCGAACCGTGAGCCTGGGCGTCGATAAGTCCACCTTTGAAGATGCGACCAGAACAGCGCGGCCAAACTACTTCGACTACTTTCAGCGAAAAGCGAAGGACGGAACTTTCAGCCTGATGACCCACGCCTTTGTTCAGTGGCTGGCGCCACGATTGGCTACCTGCCGTGAACAACTCAAGTCCCAGCAACTAGATGACCAGAACACGCCCGTTCACAAGCGGACAT harbors:
- a CDS encoding helix-turn-helix domain-containing protein, whose amino-acid sequence is MSTAIINSYRDLLRQHAEAEKRVVELKAEIQLHEKQMELAAIAGRCTVGSQLAGHLAFIEEYREELTPNDQGRFALEDQESKGVSGHSEISGSLLSRTVDTGKLGKRKSDALAVTPAAVAEMLSVKVEHVYQLITSKQLKASNISTGKKAVWRIQVSEVESFLARRQTKGSSVRRRSTQSSSIPEYV
- a CDS encoding DUF3800 domain-containing protein, which gives rise to MRWGPGLLLFFDESGDTGMKFGKGSSDHFIVAAVVFRDREEANRCDRIIGDLRQDLGITRNRGEFHFAKVDDGIRIQFFEAIASVEFLYSAFVLNKRNVTGPGFRDKASCYKYPTRLLLENLAPRLNNATIVLDKCGNRTFCDQLRRYLKQHGTTAGGENTIRKIKQQNSHANNLIQLADMVCGAVARCYSTNRRDKLRYRQLIRHNELQVRVWPDPPQT
- a CDS encoding bifunctional DNA primase/polymerase, whose translation is MNALLDHALRYHAMGWSIIPVKIGTKEKPISWKRYQTERATESTVRRWCRKDVNIAVVSGPVSGGLVVRDFDEAGAHERWAADHGELAASLPTVQTARGHHVYARLDEPVRVVHCGDGELRGCGGYTMLPPSVHPSGQVYRWLREPSGVLPTVAIENLCPPVLKEAKDFKEAKDIKDSNGVRDTSFKNFVERFSIDGPGQGRNALKQLALAWLAANKKRKPPAKDRVIVHSLWWDRFGHHRRTDNESSFEDFDRMLDELRGDSFLLRVRAELPNSTIPDWAIDEPEHRQQVAVVLLACHRASEGEPFPLAATIAAQLAGLPDPKIAHRALQAFCRKEHVPLQLFQRGERRPGGQPNIYHLSHPQ
- a CDS encoding helix-turn-helix domain-containing protein, which encodes MNRSLIFEGIEPDQLSECIARAVVDALKPILAESSRPLLVDSDEMARLAGISRPHLDRMRADGRIPSVLIGRRRLYRPDAVIAALEAGQATVVGNCSEQLQPTTVEGPTNE
- a CDS encoding tyrosine-type recombinase/integrase translates to MASLEHVSVGGRNHWRLRFSLDKKRQRLGLGDVDEAGAMLAKEHVEHLVGQYKRNRPPAPSTAEWLEGLPIEVHDRLAALGLVEARKRAELPRTVLAFMRAYIESRTDWKKPENYRQAVDHLEGYLKRDSPLGGVTKGDVERWHRWMIEDKKGPGLSSNTAGQNVKRCRQMMRQALDDGLIEVNPFLGIKIDLRSDTSKNRFIDSTTATAILAACPDQEWRTIYALCRWAGLRCPSEVLRLRWTDIQWDRGRFKVTAPKTERYGKGERIVPLWPEVRTELDDLFSIVGPGVDCAADAYVIQRYRCSEANLRTTFNKIVERAGVTVFPKPFMAQRASRRTELERSGKHANHVLNDWFGHSGAIAETHYLSVTEADFTEATSPQIVPPSSLEGTPEGTSTAMPDSSGNREGTKKPGVYRVMSVPDDSGFSEKYTPEDSNL